In a genomic window of Candidatus Hadarchaeales archaeon:
- a CDS encoding metal-dependent transcriptional regulator: MLTETEARYVLFLYRKQEEEGEKVGTVALAREMGVRPATATQTLRKLASKGLLRYKPYRGVEFTPRGRKEGSELLRKHRLLEFLLHRLLGCDSQTACKEASSLLFVSTSLADSLCEALGHPSTCPCGKPIGKCEGK; this comes from the coding sequence ATGCTCACGGAAACGGAGGCCAGGTATGTGCTCTTCCTCTACAGGAAGCAGGAGGAAGAGGGGGAAAAGGTAGGGACGGTTGCTTTGGCAAGGGAGATGGGAGTGAGGCCGGCCACGGCCACTCAGACCCTCCGCAAATTGGCTTCGAAGGGTCTTCTCCGCTACAAACCCTACAGAGGGGTAGAGTTTACCCCCCGCGGGAGGAAGGAGGGGAGTGAGCTCCTGAGAAAGCATAGGCTCCTCGAGTTCCTCCTCCACAGATTGCTTGGCTGTGATTCCCAAACCGCTTGTAAGGAGGCCTCCTCTCTCCTTTTCGTTTCCACTTCCTTGGCGGATTCCCTGTGTGAGGCATTGGGACATCCCTCCACCTGCCCCTGTGGCAAGCCCATTGGGAAGTGCGAGGGGAAATAA
- a CDS encoding acyl-CoA dehydrogenase family protein translates to MPTADDFTKPVEWIPDVAYQFAQMIRDFGEKRYRPLRRKIDEDWREHKLVEPLLKEVLVDLGVNKALWPEEYGGLGLPREILGTMTAVMSEELGRLDSGFAVSVMVSLWPMVMIAVEPHKNERLIEEFAPKFCGEELYVGCNAMTEPQGGSDIENLGAMKGRTIRTIARLEGDEWVIKGHKIWPTNSGRIADLFGVVCTTNPSAGEEGMAYIYVPADAEGVRVGEPYQKAGMAADMNTDIWFEEVRVPAYYRAHGPGLDAKYFRELITVANIATAGFSVGVIKDTYEILKKWVDERVVAGKPLKEHSISAVNLSEIATAAEICTHALYMAARMYDRPEIYGEPWSEKIVAKTRAVSLFCSDQAVHCTNRAMELMGSYGYSREFDVEKHWRDSKMLTLWMGGRQLDMIEITRYFYECKTI, encoded by the coding sequence GTGCCGACGGCCGATGACTTCACCAAGCCGGTGGAATGGATTCCGGATGTGGCTTATCAGTTCGCTCAAATGATTAGGGACTTTGGAGAAAAGAGATACCGGCCTCTCAGGAGGAAGATAGACGAGGACTGGAGAGAGCACAAGCTCGTGGAGCCCCTCCTGAAGGAAGTGCTGGTGGATTTGGGAGTGAACAAGGCCCTCTGGCCGGAGGAGTACGGTGGTCTGGGTTTGCCCAGGGAGATACTGGGAACCATGACGGCGGTGATGAGTGAAGAGCTGGGAAGACTGGACTCAGGGTTCGCCGTTTCCGTAATGGTTTCCCTCTGGCCTATGGTGATGATTGCGGTGGAGCCACACAAGAACGAGAGGCTGATAGAGGAGTTCGCCCCAAAGTTCTGCGGAGAGGAACTCTATGTGGGATGTAACGCCATGACGGAACCTCAGGGGGGTTCGGACATAGAGAACTTGGGGGCCATGAAGGGGAGGACGATCAGGACCATTGCTAGGCTGGAGGGGGATGAATGGGTGATAAAGGGTCACAAGATCTGGCCCACCAATTCCGGAAGGATCGCTGACCTCTTTGGAGTGGTGTGCACCACCAACCCCTCGGCTGGGGAAGAGGGGATGGCCTACATCTACGTCCCGGCCGATGCCGAGGGGGTGAGGGTGGGGGAGCCCTATCAGAAGGCTGGAATGGCAGCGGACATGAACACGGACATCTGGTTTGAGGAAGTGAGGGTTCCAGCCTACTACAGGGCCCATGGACCGGGTCTCGATGCCAAGTACTTCAGGGAGCTCATCACCGTAGCGAACATCGCCACCGCAGGCTTCTCCGTGGGCGTGATCAAGGATACCTACGAAATCCTGAAGAAATGGGTGGATGAGAGGGTAGTGGCAGGAAAACCCCTCAAGGAGCACTCGATAAGTGCGGTGAACCTAAGCGAGATCGCCACCGCCGCTGAGATCTGTACCCACGCCCTCTACATGGCGGCCAGGATGTACGATCGTCCCGAAATCTATGGGGAACCATGGTCGGAAAAGATCGTAGCGAAGACTAGGGCAGTCTCCCTTTTCTGTAGCGATCAGGCTGTTCATTGTACCAACAGGGCCATGGAGCTCATGGGCTCCTACGGTTACTCCAGAGAATTCGACGTGGAAAAGCACTGGAGGGACTCGAAAATGCTTACCCTTTGGATGGGCGGAAGACAGTTGGATATGATAGAGATTACCAGGTACTTTTACGAGTGTAAGACCATCTAA
- a CDS encoding class II aldolase/adducin family protein, producing MELELKKKIVEGGRRMVEKGLAHGSMGNLSIKIPSKNLVVISPSHIPYECMQPEQVSVVDLQGNLLEGLTPSTELPMHLAVYRARPEVGAVVHAHPVYASALASVGLGIPSFLEEVVVLFGGEVEVAEYAPPGSEELAKNVVKALNKKNAVLLSNHGTLCCGRDLEQALELSEALERTCKTYLLSLLLGGPRYLPEEVVKLQRELFESLGGL from the coding sequence ATGGAGCTGGAGCTCAAGAAGAAGATCGTGGAAGGGGGAAGGAGGATGGTGGAGAAGGGACTGGCCCATGGAAGCATGGGGAACCTGAGTATCAAAATCCCAAGTAAAAATCTGGTGGTGATCTCCCCCAGCCATATCCCCTACGAGTGCATGCAGCCCGAACAGGTTTCCGTGGTAGACTTACAGGGAAACCTGTTGGAAGGACTAACCCCTTCGACCGAGCTCCCCATGCACCTGGCAGTCTATCGTGCAAGGCCTGAGGTGGGGGCGGTGGTGCATGCCCATCCGGTCTACGCCAGTGCCCTCGCCTCCGTGGGGCTTGGGATTCCGTCCTTCCTAGAGGAGGTGGTGGTGCTCTTCGGAGGGGAGGTGGAGGTGGCAGAGTATGCCCCTCCGGGAAGTGAGGAACTCGCCAAGAACGTGGTAAAGGCGCTGAATAAGAAGAACGCTGTTCTCCTCTCCAACCACGGGACCCTGTGCTGCGGTCGCGATCTGGAACAGGCCCTGGAGCTCTCGGAAGCCCTCGAAAGAACTTGTAAAACTTACCTCCTCTCCCTCTTGCTGGGGGGACCCAGATATCTGCCAGAAGAGGTGGTAAAACTCCAAAGGGAACTCTTCGAGTCGTTGGGTGGACTCTAA
- a CDS encoding uracil-DNA glycosylase family protein has product MEPRRQLERAVASCKLCPFVDQPFLLDRVYSWLPPKVKVLAVGESPPPGRKVGSLYHLETFDRLRLSLSLILGVGMEEVLETLRRHSIFFTAAVKCRPPDKKSVERMRRNCVPLLKGELEILRPERVVAMGRFASASICELMGVSPPDDLRKITRTRVGRKEIFFTPHPNHLFRFRRELCPKVREILLPP; this is encoded by the coding sequence ATGGAACCTCGACGGCAACTGGAGAGGGCCGTGGCCTCTTGCAAACTTTGTCCTTTCGTGGACCAGCCCTTCCTCCTCGATCGGGTTTACTCCTGGCTTCCCCCCAAGGTGAAGGTACTGGCCGTGGGAGAATCCCCTCCTCCTGGAAGGAAGGTGGGTTCCCTCTACCATCTGGAGACCTTCGACAGGCTCAGGCTTTCCCTCAGTCTTATCCTCGGAGTGGGTATGGAAGAGGTCCTAGAGACCCTGAGGAGACATTCCATCTTTTTCACCGCCGCGGTGAAGTGTAGACCGCCAGACAAGAAAAGCGTAGAAAGAATGAGGAGGAACTGTGTCCCCCTCCTTAAGGGGGAGCTGGAAATCCTCCGTCCAGAAAGGGTGGTGGCCATGGGAAGATTCGCCTCGGCCTCCATTTGTGAACTCATGGGAGTGAGTCCGCCAGACGACCTGAGGAAGATCACTCGCACAAGAGTGGGGAGAAAGGAAATCTTTTTCACCCCCCATCCCAACCATCTCTTCAGGTTCAGGAGGGAGCTTTGCCCTAAGGTAAGGGAAATCTTGCTTCCCCCATGA
- a CDS encoding DUF126 domain-containing protein: MRGRTVNPGKARGEALVSRSPLSFYGGVDPKTGMVVERGHELEGKSVKGKILIFPRGKGSTVGSYVIYALKKNGVAPLAIVNEETEPIVAAGVILADIPCVDRVDLSLLETGDLVEVDADQGKVEILEKRKS, encoded by the coding sequence ATGAGGGGGAGAACCGTTAATCCGGGTAAGGCAAGGGGGGAAGCTCTAGTCTCCCGTTCCCCTCTCAGTTTTTACGGAGGGGTGGATCCGAAAACGGGAATGGTGGTGGAGAGGGGGCACGAACTCGAGGGTAAATCCGTGAAAGGGAAGATCCTGATCTTCCCCCGAGGGAAGGGGTCCACGGTGGGGTCCTATGTGATCTATGCCCTGAAGAAAAATGGGGTAGCCCCCTTAGCCATCGTCAACGAGGAAACGGAACCCATCGTGGCCGCCGGGGTCATCCTGGCGGACATACCCTGCGTGGACAGGGTAGACCTGAGTCTGCTGGAAACCGGAGACCTAGTGGAGGTGGACGCAGACCAGGGGAAAGTGGAGATCCTCGAGAAACGAAAGTCATAG